From the genome of Geothrix sp. 21YS21S-4, one region includes:
- a CDS encoding DUF2752 domain-containing protein: MRRVPWMAVATLALALGLWGATFLAPWADLLPACPFKRFTGLPCVTCGLTRCVLAAGQGRWGEALHWYPAAALLIALPVAALWDLRRAWRNDPYPPLPRSRGTRAAAWAALLTVWAVQVARNI, translated from the coding sequence ATGAGGCGGGTGCCCTGGATGGCCGTGGCGACCTTGGCCCTCGCTTTGGGCCTGTGGGGCGCAACCTTCCTCGCCCCGTGGGCGGACCTCCTCCCGGCGTGTCCGTTCAAGCGGTTCACCGGCCTGCCCTGCGTCACGTGCGGGCTCACCCGGTGCGTCCTCGCCGCCGGCCAGGGGCGATGGGGCGAGGCGCTCCATTGGTATCCCGCGGCGGCGCTTCTGATCGCGCTCCCCGTGGCGGCCCTGTGGGACCTCCGCCGCGCCTGGCGGAACGACCCCTATCCGCCCCTTCCGAGGTCCCGGGGGACCCGCGCCGCCGCATGGGCCGCCCTTCTGACGGTGTGGGCCGTGCAGGTGGCGCGGAACATCTAG
- a CDS encoding NupC/NupG family nucleoside CNT transporter: protein MGLAGIAAFIAVAYALSHRRSAIHWRTVAWGLGLQWIFAVIVLKGPALSRLLSFLPFPAGTGWVILVLMFAPMALRRFAGVENKGLNWTLFGVIVLGLLRGNLVGSTFDKMRIVVEHLMAYAHEGASFVFGSLSDGPGGKVGMVFAFAVLPTIIFVASIFAVLYYIGVMQWVVGASARAMGRFLKVSGAESVSVAASILMGQTEAPLTIRPFLARMTRSELMVIMTAGMAHVSGSIMVAYVQVAHVDIVHLLTAVIMTAPGAVMMAKLLEPETETPETSGEVKVDIPNHDANVLDAAARGAFEGGQLAFNVAVMLIAFIALIYLVNGLMKAIHPAFSLELVLGAVFKPFAFLMGVPWGEAGLVGSLLGKRMVVNEFVAFLDLGAMTGLSAKARLISTFALCGFANFSSIAIQVGGIGALVPERRGDLARLGIRAMLAGTLANFLSACIAGILS, encoded by the coding sequence ATGGGTCTGGCTGGAATCGCGGCCTTCATCGCCGTCGCGTACGCGCTGTCGCATCGCCGCAGCGCCATTCATTGGCGGACGGTGGCCTGGGGGCTGGGCCTCCAGTGGATCTTCGCCGTCATCGTGCTCAAGGGCCCCGCCCTCTCCCGCCTGCTGTCCTTCCTGCCGTTCCCGGCGGGAACCGGCTGGGTGATCCTCGTCCTGATGTTCGCGCCCATGGCGCTGCGCCGGTTCGCGGGGGTGGAGAACAAGGGCCTGAACTGGACCCTCTTCGGGGTGATCGTCCTGGGGCTCCTTCGCGGGAACCTGGTGGGCTCGACCTTCGACAAGATGCGGATCGTCGTGGAGCACCTGATGGCCTACGCCCACGAGGGGGCCAGCTTCGTGTTCGGGTCCCTTTCGGACGGCCCCGGCGGGAAGGTGGGGATGGTCTTCGCCTTCGCGGTGCTGCCCACCATCATCTTCGTGGCCTCGATCTTCGCGGTGCTCTACTACATCGGCGTCATGCAGTGGGTGGTGGGCGCGTCGGCCCGGGCCATGGGCCGCTTCCTCAAGGTGTCCGGCGCGGAGAGCGTCAGCGTCGCCGCCAGCATCCTGATGGGCCAGACCGAGGCGCCCCTCACCATCCGGCCCTTCCTGGCGCGGATGACCCGCAGCGAGCTGATGGTGATCATGACCGCGGGGATGGCCCACGTGTCCGGCAGCATCATGGTGGCCTACGTCCAGGTGGCGCATGTGGACATCGTCCACCTGCTCACGGCGGTGATCATGACGGCCCCCGGCGCGGTGATGATGGCCAAGCTGCTGGAGCCCGAGACGGAGACGCCCGAGACCAGCGGGGAAGTGAAGGTGGACATCCCCAACCACGACGCCAACGTCCTGGACGCCGCGGCCCGCGGCGCCTTCGAGGGGGGCCAGCTGGCCTTCAACGTGGCCGTGATGCTGATCGCGTTCATCGCCCTCATCTACCTGGTCAACGGCCTGATGAAGGCCATCCATCCGGCGTTCAGCCTGGAGCTGGTTCTGGGCGCGGTCTTCAAGCCCTTCGCTTTCCTCATGGGCGTGCCCTGGGGCGAGGCGGGGCTGGTGGGATCCCTGCTGGGCAAGCGGATGGTGGTGAACGAGTTCGTGGCCTTCCTGGACCTGGGCGCCATGACGGGCCTGTCCGCCAAGGCCCGGCTGATCTCCACCTTCGCCCTGTGCGGCTTCGCCAACTTCAGCAGCATCGCCATCCAGGTGGGGGGCATCGGCGCCCTGGTGCCCGAGCGGCGGGGGGACCTGGCCCGCCTGGGCATCCGCGCCATGCTGGCCGGGACGCTGGCCAATTTCCTCAGCGCGTGCATCGCGGGGATCCTCAGTTAG
- the pssA gene encoding CDP-diacylglycerol--serine O-phosphatidyltransferase, producing the protein MRPRLSPEERRVRRQRAMRRSMFVLPSSITMASIFCGFSSVVMSINAAGATPERYFLWAAGLLVLAGVFDGLDGRVARATNTATEFGVQLDSLADVVSFGMAPAILAYRYGFFQLGIHDSHLRAAGWAACFVFTACGALRLARFNVQVGEVDPRYFVGMPIPAGAACVASIILWRPTPPAAAFQAYAFAAVLFLVGFLMVSTVRFPSFKKRAGSPKAAMLTSFGIVILFALLSLFQQRFFVGFFSAYIAFTLILNIAWKAGWRGMEPPHDRPDAPDTVH; encoded by the coding sequence ATGCGACCCCGTCTGAGCCCCGAGGAACGCCGAGTCCGCCGCCAGCGCGCCATGCGGCGGTCGATGTTCGTGCTGCCTTCGAGCATCACCATGGCGTCGATCTTCTGCGGGTTCTCCAGCGTGGTGATGTCCATCAACGCCGCGGGCGCCACCCCGGAGCGCTACTTCCTGTGGGCCGCCGGCCTGCTGGTCCTCGCAGGGGTGTTCGACGGACTGGACGGCCGGGTCGCCCGCGCCACGAATACGGCCACGGAATTCGGCGTCCAGCTGGACAGTCTCGCCGACGTGGTCAGCTTCGGAATGGCGCCGGCCATCCTCGCCTACCGCTACGGGTTCTTCCAGTTGGGGATCCACGATTCCCACCTGCGGGCCGCGGGCTGGGCCGCCTGCTTCGTGTTCACCGCCTGCGGGGCCCTCCGGCTCGCGCGGTTCAACGTCCAGGTGGGCGAAGTGGATCCCCGCTACTTCGTGGGGATGCCCATCCCGGCGGGCGCGGCTTGCGTCGCGTCCATCATCCTGTGGCGCCCCACGCCGCCCGCCGCGGCTTTCCAGGCCTACGCGTTCGCGGCCGTGCTGTTCCTGGTGGGCTTCCTGATGGTGTCCACCGTCCGGTTCCCCAGCTTCAAGAAGCGGGCGGGCAGCCCCAAAGCGGCGATGCTGACCAGCTTCGGGATCGTGATCCTGTTCGCCCTGCTCAGCCTCTTCCAACAGCGGTTCTTCGTGGGCTTCTTTTCCGCCTACATCGCCTTCACGTTGATCCTCAACATCGCGTGGAAGGCGGGCTGGCGGGGCATGGAACCGCCCCACGACCGGCCCGATGCGCCGGACACCGTCCACTAG
- the mnmG gene encoding tRNA uridine-5-carboxymethylaminomethyl(34) synthesis enzyme MnmG: MKQVVVIGGGHAGIEAAHIAARTGLSTTLLTMNLDQIGQMSCNPSIGGVGKGHMVRELDALGGAMGRLIDATGIHFRILNESRGVAVRGPRAQADKVKYRIAARRLLERTPNLRLRQGTAAALVWEAGTSRLRGVELLDGSVLPCDAVVVTSGTFLNGRILIGERRLEAGRAGEPASTHLADQLRALGLRHRRLKTGTSPRLAKASIDFGRLEVQPGDDPPRPFSFFSAGIPQPQVPCHIVHTTPETEAVVRENLPKSSLYGGHIEGVGPRYCPSIEDKFVKFPDKGRHQIFVEPESLETEEIYLAGLSTSMPPDVQLRMVRSLPGFEAAEILRPGYAIEYDSFDPLQLRRDLSVDGLEGVWFAGQINGTTGYEEAAGQGLLAGLNAARWLEEREPVILGRDQAYLGVMVDDLVTKGTDEPYRMLTARAEHRLGLACDVADARLLEVAREVGALTTEELDLVEAKVARRERLRGQCDAAWVTQTSPFGPVAAEVGLRLDAGLSLSDFLRRQHLGPAEADACLAHLEGWGVPQPGWDTARERDLLLFDLRYAPYREREARLLDGHRAWDHVRIPADFRLEHVHGLSKEVLEKLRLHRPETLGQASRIPGITPAAVTLLHLVMRRAPHG, translated from the coding sequence ATGAAACAGGTGGTGGTGATCGGCGGCGGGCACGCCGGGATCGAGGCTGCGCACATCGCGGCCCGCACGGGCCTGTCCACGACCCTACTCACCATGAACCTGGACCAGATCGGCCAGATGAGCTGCAACCCCAGCATCGGCGGGGTGGGCAAGGGCCACATGGTGCGGGAGCTGGATGCCCTGGGTGGCGCCATGGGCCGCCTGATCGACGCCACGGGGATCCACTTCCGGATTCTCAACGAGAGCCGTGGCGTGGCCGTGCGTGGCCCCCGCGCCCAGGCGGACAAGGTGAAGTACCGGATCGCCGCCCGCCGCCTGTTGGAGCGGACGCCGAACCTGCGCCTCCGCCAGGGGACGGCCGCGGCTCTCGTTTGGGAAGCGGGCACCAGCCGCTTGCGGGGCGTCGAGCTGCTGGACGGCTCCGTCCTTCCCTGCGACGCGGTGGTGGTCACCAGCGGAACGTTCCTCAACGGCCGGATCCTGATCGGGGAGCGCCGCCTGGAGGCGGGCCGCGCGGGCGAGCCCGCCAGCACCCACCTCGCGGACCAGCTCCGGGCCCTGGGTCTGCGCCATCGGCGCCTCAAGACCGGTACCAGCCCCCGGCTGGCGAAGGCCTCCATCGACTTCGGACGGCTGGAGGTGCAGCCCGGCGACGATCCGCCGCGCCCCTTCAGCTTCTTCAGCGCGGGCATTCCCCAGCCCCAGGTGCCCTGCCACATCGTCCACACCACGCCGGAGACGGAGGCCGTCGTTCGGGAGAACCTGCCGAAATCGAGCCTCTACGGCGGCCACATCGAGGGCGTGGGGCCCCGCTACTGCCCCTCCATCGAGGACAAGTTCGTGAAGTTCCCCGACAAGGGGCGGCACCAGATCTTCGTCGAACCCGAGAGCCTGGAGACCGAGGAGATCTACCTGGCGGGCCTGTCCACGTCGATGCCCCCGGACGTGCAGCTCCGCATGGTGCGGAGCCTCCCCGGTTTCGAGGCGGCGGAGATCCTGCGGCCCGGCTACGCCATCGAGTACGACAGCTTCGACCCCCTTCAGTTGCGGCGGGACCTGTCCGTGGACGGGCTGGAGGGCGTGTGGTTCGCCGGCCAGATCAATGGGACCACCGGCTACGAGGAGGCTGCGGGCCAGGGCCTTTTGGCGGGCCTCAACGCCGCGCGCTGGCTGGAGGAGAGAGAGCCCGTCATCCTGGGCCGCGACCAGGCCTACCTGGGCGTGATGGTCGACGATCTGGTGACCAAGGGCACCGATGAGCCCTACCGGATGCTCACGGCCCGCGCCGAACACCGCCTCGGCTTGGCCTGCGACGTGGCCGACGCCCGCCTCCTGGAGGTGGCCCGCGAGGTTGGGGCCCTCACAACGGAGGAATTGGATTTGGTTGAAGCCAAAGTGGCGCGGCGGGAGCGGCTGCGCGGCCAGTGCGACGCCGCGTGGGTCACGCAGACGAGCCCCTTCGGCCCCGTCGCGGCCGAGGTCGGGCTCCGGTTGGACGCGGGCCTGAGCCTCTCCGACTTCCTGCGGCGCCAGCACCTGGGCCCAGCGGAGGCGGACGCCTGCCTCGCCCATCTGGAGGGGTGGGGCGTGCCCCAGCCCGGCTGGGACACCGCCCGGGAGCGCGACCTGCTGCTGTTCGACCTGCGCTACGCCCCCTACCGGGAGCGGGAGGCGCGGCTGCTGGATGGTCACCGCGCCTGGGACCACGTCCGGATCCCCGCGGATTTTCGCCTGGAGCACGTCCACGGTCTTTCCAAGGAAGTGCTGGAGAAGCTGAGGCTGCACCGTCCGGAGACTCTCGGCCAGGCCAGCCGGATCCCGGGGATCACGCCGGCCGCCGTCACCCTCCTCCACCTGGTGATGCGCCGGGCTCCGCACGGCTGA
- a CDS encoding MerR family transcriptional regulator, protein MQTLDNPVSAARPRLLKIGELAARSGLTPRNLRFYADAGVFGELPRSAKGYRLFPAEALQWVRLLQASQAAGFSLEEIGELLRTLRQDAPPCGQVREALGGRLAGLEAKLAEIHALVDILRAALGTPDGRRGAVGCSLLETLLAETQRLPLRTHP, encoded by the coding sequence ATGCAGACCCTCGATAACCCCGTTTCCGCCGCTCGTCCGCGGCTGCTCAAGATCGGCGAACTGGCCGCCCGGTCGGGGCTGACCCCGCGGAACCTGCGCTTCTACGCCGATGCCGGCGTCTTCGGCGAGCTGCCCCGCTCCGCCAAGGGCTACCGGCTTTTCCCGGCGGAGGCTTTGCAGTGGGTGCGCCTCCTCCAGGCTTCCCAGGCCGCCGGATTCTCCCTGGAGGAGATCGGGGAGCTGCTGCGGACCCTCCGCCAGGACGCGCCGCCCTGCGGCCAGGTGCGGGAGGCCCTGGGCGGCCGGCTCGCGGGCCTGGAGGCGAAATTGGCGGAGATCCACGCGCTGGTGGACATCCTGCGCGCGGCTTTGGGTACCCCCGACGGCCGCAGGGGCGCCGTCGGCTGCAGCCTGCTGGAGACCCTGCTGGCCGAAACCCAGCGTCTGCCCCTGCGGACCCACCCCTGA
- a CDS encoding heavy-metal-associated domain-containing protein, whose protein sequence is MSTQTYRVHGMTCGGCVRHVEKALRGAPGVETAAVDLAAGIATVTGTAAFEGLAARVAHAGYRLERTA, encoded by the coding sequence ATGTCCACCCAGACCTATCGAGTCCACGGCATGACCTGCGGCGGCTGCGTCCGCCATGTCGAAAAGGCCCTGCGCGGCGCGCCGGGAGTGGAGACGGCCGCCGTGGATCTGGCCGCGGGCATCGCCACCGTGACGGGAACGGCGGCGTTCGAAGGGCTTGCCGCCCGGGTGGCCCACGCGGGCTACCGGCTGGAGCGGACGGCCTAG
- a CDS encoding cation-translocating P-type ATPase: MATRTYAVTGMTCASCVRHVERALAGTPGVRSASVNLATASATVEGEAPFEALAAEVEEAGYGLKEAAASSAEEDPGPARRLAVAWVLTAPLLLSMVPGAGLHLPGWLQAALSAPVVFGAGWGFFRRAARQARHGQASMDSLIALGAGVAWGFAVVEWLNGAHHLSFETAAALVAFLLTGKYLEARAKSKATDALKELLALAPPTALRLAADGSAEEVPVAALRPGDRVRILPGHAVPADGRILAGRAEVDESMLTGEPLPVPKGVGEALVAGTVVHGSALEQEVLAVGAETQLARMAALVAEAQGSKAPAQDLADRISAVFVPAILLLALLTLTGWWIATGSLTQAWRPPVTLLVIACPCALGLATPVAVMVGIGAAARRGVLVRDAAALEALGQATDLAFDKTGTLTEGRPRLRRILALSDRSEASLLEVAARLERDSEHPIARGLVAAHGGTLKPVADFRVHPSGGVSGVVDGTAWQLGSAAFLETDFPQVDADGIAVGLAEASGLKGVLVLGDRLRPETPAVVAELARQGLKLHLLTGDRPQGAQAMADAAGIGSVAAGLRPEDKLARIRDLQAKGAVVGFVGDGVNDAPALAQADCGIAMGSGAGEQGTGAAMAAAALVLLRPGLEPVLASRRLALRTHRVIRQNLGWAFGYNLVLVPLAAFGWLERFGGPMLAGVAMGLSSLTVVLNALRLRR, translated from the coding sequence ATGGCCACCCGCACCTATGCCGTCACGGGGATGACCTGCGCCTCCTGCGTCCGCCACGTGGAGCGGGCGCTCGCGGGCACGCCGGGCGTCCGGAGCGCGTCCGTCAACCTGGCCACCGCGTCCGCCACCGTGGAGGGCGAAGCGCCCTTCGAGGCGCTGGCGGCGGAGGTCGAGGAGGCGGGCTACGGCCTGAAGGAGGCTGCCGCCTCCTCAGCGGAAGAGGATCCGGGCCCTGCCCGGCGGCTGGCGGTGGCCTGGGTGCTGACGGCGCCGCTGCTGCTGTCCATGGTCCCCGGCGCGGGATTGCATCTTCCGGGCTGGCTCCAGGCCGCGCTGTCGGCGCCGGTGGTCTTCGGCGCGGGGTGGGGCTTCTTCCGCCGCGCCGCCCGGCAGGCCCGGCACGGTCAGGCATCCATGGATTCCCTGATCGCCCTGGGCGCGGGCGTGGCCTGGGGGTTCGCGGTGGTGGAGTGGCTGAACGGCGCCCACCACCTCAGCTTCGAGACCGCCGCGGCCCTGGTGGCCTTCCTGCTCACCGGGAAGTATCTCGAGGCCCGGGCCAAGTCCAAGGCTACGGACGCCCTTAAGGAACTGCTGGCCCTGGCGCCTCCCACGGCGCTGCGCTTGGCGGCGGACGGATCCGCGGAGGAGGTGCCCGTGGCCGCCCTCCGGCCTGGGGATCGCGTGCGGATCCTGCCCGGCCACGCCGTTCCCGCCGACGGGCGGATCCTGGCGGGCCGGGCCGAAGTGGACGAATCCATGCTCACCGGCGAGCCCCTGCCCGTGCCGAAAGGTGTCGGCGAGGCGCTGGTGGCGGGCACGGTCGTCCATGGTTCCGCCCTCGAACAGGAGGTCCTGGCTGTGGGTGCGGAGACCCAGCTGGCCCGCATGGCCGCGCTGGTGGCCGAAGCCCAGGGGTCGAAGGCGCCAGCCCAGGATCTGGCGGACCGGATCAGCGCCGTCTTCGTGCCGGCCATCCTCCTGCTCGCGCTCCTGACCCTGACGGGATGGTGGATCGCCACGGGCAGCCTGACCCAAGCCTGGCGCCCCCCCGTGACCCTGCTCGTGATCGCGTGCCCCTGCGCTCTGGGCCTCGCCACGCCCGTGGCAGTGATGGTGGGGATCGGCGCGGCGGCCCGCCGGGGCGTGCTCGTGCGGGACGCCGCGGCGTTGGAAGCCCTGGGTCAGGCCACGGATCTCGCCTTCGACAAGACGGGCACCCTCACGGAGGGGCGGCCCCGCTTGCGGCGGATCCTTGCTCTGTCGGATCGATCGGAGGCCAGTCTGCTGGAAGTGGCCGCCCGCCTGGAGCGGGATTCGGAGCATCCTATCGCCCGCGGGCTGGTGGCGGCGCACGGCGGAACTTTGAAGCCGGTGGCGGACTTCCGCGTGCACCCCAGCGGCGGCGTCAGCGGCGTCGTGGATGGTACCGCCTGGCAGCTGGGCAGCGCGGCGTTCCTGGAGACGGACTTCCCCCAGGTGGATGCGGACGGCATCGCCGTGGGGCTGGCGGAGGCCTCCGGCTTGAAGGGCGTGCTCGTCCTCGGCGACCGACTGCGCCCCGAGACCCCGGCGGTGGTGGCGGAACTCGCGCGGCAGGGGCTGAAGCTGCATCTCCTCACGGGAGACCGGCCCCAGGGCGCCCAGGCCATGGCCGATGCGGCCGGGATCGGCTCCGTGGCCGCTGGCCTGCGGCCCGAGGACAAGCTGGCGCGCATCCGCGATCTTCAGGCGAAGGGTGCCGTCGTGGGCTTCGTAGGTGATGGCGTGAACGACGCGCCGGCGTTGGCCCAGGCGGACTGCGGGATCGCGATGGGCTCCGGCGCGGGCGAACAGGGTACGGGCGCCGCCATGGCCGCCGCCGCGCTGGTCCTGCTGCGGCCGGGGCTGGAGCCTGTTCTGGCCTCCCGGCGGCTGGCGCTCCGCACCCATCGGGTGATCCGCCAGAACCTGGGCTGGGCCTTTGGCTACAACCTCGTTCTGGTTCCCCTGGCTGCCTTCGGCTGGCTGGAGCGCTTCGGCGGACCGATGCTCGCGGGCGTGGCCATGGGGCTCAGCTCGCTCACGGTCGTTTTGAACGCCCTACGGCTGCGGCGCTAG
- the galU gene encoding UTP--glucose-1-phosphate uridylyltransferase GalU, with protein sequence MNPLRKAVVPVAGLGTRFLPATKAQPKEMLPLVDTPVIQYVVEEAIRAGIDSIVLVTGRGKGAIENHFDVAYELEDTLRRRGKQEDLNLVRDITHLAQFAYVRQGEPLGLGHAVLCARHAVGNEPFALLLGDDVFDERDSALDALIAAYHATGKSVVGVQEVPLEHVSRYGIVSAPQDGSDAWDVTAIVEKPKPADAPSRWAVVGRYVLEPRIFEHLAALEPGVGGEYQLTDALAILAREGRLVAAPIPAKRFDTGNKLDYLKANVEFALKRDDLRADFGAYLKALAQDL encoded by the coding sequence ATGAACCCCCTTCGCAAGGCCGTCGTTCCCGTCGCGGGGCTGGGAACCCGCTTCCTTCCCGCGACCAAGGCCCAGCCCAAGGAAATGCTGCCCCTCGTGGACACGCCGGTGATCCAGTACGTGGTGGAAGAGGCCATCCGCGCCGGGATCGACAGCATCGTCCTCGTCACCGGCCGGGGGAAGGGCGCCATCGAGAACCACTTCGACGTGGCCTATGAACTGGAGGACACCCTCCGCCGTCGGGGCAAGCAGGAGGACCTGAACCTGGTCCGCGACATCACGCACCTGGCCCAGTTCGCCTACGTCCGCCAGGGCGAACCCCTGGGACTGGGCCACGCCGTCCTCTGCGCCCGCCACGCCGTGGGTAACGAGCCCTTCGCCCTGCTGCTGGGGGACGACGTGTTCGACGAGCGCGACTCGGCGCTGGACGCCCTCATCGCCGCCTATCACGCCACCGGGAAGTCCGTGGTGGGAGTCCAGGAAGTCCCGCTGGAGCACGTCTCCCGGTATGGGATCGTCAGCGCTCCCCAAGATGGGAGCGACGCCTGGGATGTGACAGCCATTGTCGAAAAGCCCAAGCCCGCAGATGCGCCCAGCCGCTGGGCGGTGGTGGGCCGCTACGTTTTGGAACCGCGGATCTTCGAGCATCTCGCCGCGCTGGAACCCGGCGTGGGCGGCGAGTACCAGCTGACGGATGCCCTGGCGATCCTCGCCCGCGAAGGCCGGCTGGTGGCCGCGCCCATCCCCGCCAAGCGCTTCGACACTGGCAACAAGCTGGACTACCTCAAGGCCAACGTGGAATTCGCCCTCAAGCGCGACGACCTGCGCGCGGACTTCGGCGCCTACCTCAAGGCGCTGGCCCAGGATCTCTAG
- the thrS gene encoding threonine--tRNA ligase: MSIEIRLPDDSLRQLAEGATGADLAGGIGARLLDAALAVKIDGRLADLKAPLINGAKVEIVTSKNPESVELIRHSTAHLLAHAVKRLHPEARVGIGPVIEDGFYYDFWVEKPFTPEDLPVIEAEMRKIVAEGIEVEREDLERDAAVARFEAMGEPLKVEVVSSIPSGEIISGYKQGDFYDLCRGPHVPSTAKLKAFKLLSIAGAYWKGDEKNPMLSRIYGTAFHTQKELDEHLKRLEEAKARDHRKLGKELELYSFHPEAPASPFFHPKGTVVYNELVAYIRELYFKYGYSEVITPQIMDVALWKTSGHYDNYAENMYFTTAEEREYAVKPMNCPGHCILFGSQKHSYRDLPIRYADFGRLHRYERSGVTHGLTRVRTFCQDDAHIYCTTDQIKAEMADFLALLTEVYDTFGFEGMRVALSTRPEKRLGSDETWDAAERALSEALDEAGTPYTLNPGEGAFYGPKIEFQILDALKRPWQLGTLQVDYMLPERFDLTYTRADGGEGRPVMLHRAILGSLERFMGILVEHTAGAFPAWVAPVQVAVLPITDRAHAFATDAAARAKALGFRSELDLRNESLKAKIRGAQLAKVPYMLVIGDREAEAGTVSVRHRHRGDLGVQPLDGFLESLGAEVRGRQR, from the coding sequence ATGTCCATCGAGATCCGCCTTCCAGACGACTCCCTCCGGCAGCTCGCCGAGGGCGCCACTGGAGCCGATCTGGCGGGTGGCATCGGAGCCCGACTGCTGGACGCGGCCTTGGCCGTGAAAATCGACGGCCGCCTGGCGGATCTGAAGGCGCCTCTGATCAACGGCGCCAAAGTCGAGATCGTCACCAGCAAAAACCCCGAGAGCGTGGAGCTGATCCGGCACTCCACCGCGCACCTGCTGGCGCACGCCGTGAAGCGCCTTCATCCGGAGGCGCGCGTCGGCATCGGGCCCGTCATCGAGGACGGCTTCTACTACGACTTCTGGGTGGAGAAGCCCTTCACGCCCGAGGATCTGCCGGTCATCGAGGCCGAGATGCGGAAGATCGTCGCCGAAGGCATCGAGGTGGAGCGCGAGGATCTGGAGCGGGACGCCGCCGTGGCGCGGTTCGAGGCCATGGGCGAGCCCCTCAAAGTCGAAGTCGTCTCCAGCATCCCCTCGGGAGAGATCATCAGCGGGTATAAGCAGGGCGACTTCTACGACCTGTGTCGCGGACCCCACGTGCCGAGCACCGCCAAGTTGAAGGCCTTCAAGCTGCTGAGCATCGCCGGCGCCTACTGGAAGGGCGACGAGAAGAATCCCATGCTCAGCCGCATCTACGGCACGGCCTTCCACACCCAGAAGGAGCTGGACGAGCACCTCAAGCGGCTGGAGGAGGCCAAGGCCCGCGACCACCGCAAGCTGGGCAAGGAGCTGGAGCTCTACTCCTTCCATCCCGAAGCTCCGGCTTCGCCGTTCTTCCATCCCAAGGGAACGGTGGTCTACAACGAGCTGGTGGCCTACATCCGCGAGCTGTACTTCAAGTACGGCTACAGCGAAGTCATCACGCCGCAGATCATGGACGTGGCCCTGTGGAAGACCAGCGGCCACTACGACAATTACGCCGAGAACATGTACTTCACCACCGCCGAGGAGCGGGAGTACGCGGTGAAGCCCATGAACTGCCCGGGCCACTGCATCCTGTTCGGCAGCCAGAAGCACAGCTACCGCGACCTGCCGATCCGCTACGCGGACTTCGGCCGGCTGCACCGCTACGAGCGCAGCGGCGTGACGCACGGCCTGACCCGTGTGCGGACCTTCTGCCAGGACGACGCCCACATCTACTGCACCACCGACCAGATCAAGGCCGAGATGGCGGATTTCCTCGCGCTTCTGACGGAGGTCTACGACACCTTCGGTTTCGAGGGGATGCGGGTGGCCCTTTCCACCCGGCCCGAAAAGCGGCTCGGGTCGGACGAGACCTGGGACGCCGCGGAGCGGGCGCTGAGTGAGGCCCTGGACGAGGCGGGCACGCCCTACACCCTGAATCCCGGAGAGGGCGCGTTCTACGGGCCTAAGATTGAGTTCCAGATCCTCGACGCCCTCAAGCGGCCCTGGCAGCTCGGGACCTTGCAGGTGGACTACATGCTCCCCGAGCGGTTCGACCTGACCTACACCCGCGCCGACGGCGGCGAGGGCCGCCCGGTCATGCTGCACCGGGCCATCCTGGGCAGCCTCGAGCGGTTCATGGGGATTCTGGTCGAGCACACCGCGGGCGCCTTCCCGGCGTGGGTGGCGCCGGTGCAGGTGGCGGTGCTTCCCATCACGGACCGCGCCCACGCCTTCGCCACCGACGCTGCGGCCCGGGCCAAGGCGCTGGGGTTCCGGAGCGAACTGGACCTGCGGAACGAGAGCCTCAAGGCCAAGATCCGCGGGGCGCAGCTAGCCAAGGTTCCCTACATGCTCGTGATCGGCGATCGCGAAGCGGAGGCGGGCACGGTGTCGGTGCGCCACCGCCATCGCGGCGATCTCGGCGTTCAGCCCCTCGACGGCTTCCTGGAATCCCTGGGCGCCGAAGTGCGGGGCCGACAGCGCTGA
- the infC gene encoding translation initiation factor IF-3, with the protein MNDGIRAQEVRVISEDGEQLGLMPPHQAIRIAEERGLDLVEVAGNANPPVCRIMDYGKYKFMEAKREHAARAKQKNIVVKEVKFRPKTDDHDFDFKVKHILRFLEDEDKVKVVVMFRGREVVHRDIGYRIIEEVIQRVGEKAIVEKPAGIDGRDMHAILAPRIIEVPKAPKKPKSADTPATEAQLP; encoded by the coding sequence ATCAATGACGGCATCCGGGCCCAAGAGGTCCGCGTCATCTCCGAAGATGGCGAACAGCTCGGCTTGATGCCCCCCCACCAGGCCATCCGGATCGCGGAAGAGCGCGGTCTCGATTTGGTGGAAGTGGCCGGGAACGCCAATCCGCCCGTCTGCCGGATCATGGACTACGGCAAGTACAAGTTCATGGAAGCGAAGCGGGAGCACGCGGCCCGAGCGAAGCAGAAGAACATCGTGGTCAAGGAAGTGAAGTTTCGCCCCAAGACCGACGATCACGATTTCGATTTCAAGGTGAAGCACATCCTGCGGTTCCTGGAGGACGAGGACAAAGTCAAAGTGGTGGTCATGTTCCGCGGACGCGAAGTGGTCCACCGCGACATCGGCTACCGGATCATCGAGGAAGTCATCCAGCGGGTCGGCGAGAAGGCCATCGTCGAGAAGCCCGCCGGTATTGATGGGCGCGACATGCACGCCATCCTCGCCCCTCGGATCATCGAGGTCCCCAAGGCCCCGAAGAAGCCGAAATCGGCCGATACCCCTGCAACCGAAGCCCAGCTCCCGTGA